A stretch of Atribacterota bacterium DNA encodes these proteins:
- a CDS encoding UDP-N-acetylmuramoyl-L-alanyl-D-glutamate--2,6-diaminopimelate ligase has translation MKLSTLIQDLPVEKIQGSIEIEINGLSQNSKSVEPGNLFVCIVGFVTDGHYYIPEAINRGAKVILLQKDLPINSDITTILVKDTRKALAFLANRYYHYPSRKLKLIGITGTNGKTTVAYMIKAILEEAQKKIGLLTTVENIINNQTVHSRMTTMESLDLQKTFCQMLSYQTDYAIMEVSSHALSLSRVEGCDFDIAIFTNISDEHFEIHKNFANYLESKKRLFLSLNESCKDISSKKGIINIDEKYAHKFMDCLKTDVLTYGIKKQKSMFHARNIVLHLKEIHFTAETPQGEVDILLNMSGIYNVYNALAAIAAATSQGIPLDIIASAFRKFSGAPGRYKILDYGQPYTIIVDFAHNFHGLEHILKTLRLFSRNKIITIFGHGGERDNRVRKKMGQVVGKYSDYSIITADNPRSENPAIISKEIESGFQEVENGNYRVILDRVKAINFALQMAEENDIVLIAGKGPENEQVYHNQVIYHNDEEVVRQILAKKDKK, from the coding sequence ATGAAATTATCAACTTTAATCCAGGATTTACCTGTTGAAAAAATACAGGGAAGCATTGAAATAGAAATAAACGGCTTATCGCAAAATTCTAAATCGGTGGAACCGGGAAATTTATTTGTCTGCATTGTTGGCTTTGTAACTGATGGCCATTACTACATACCAGAGGCAATTAACAGAGGAGCTAAGGTTATTTTACTACAGAAAGATCTTCCTATAAATTCAGATATTACTACCATATTAGTTAAAGATACCAGAAAAGCACTGGCTTTTTTGGCTAATCGCTATTACCATTATCCTTCTCGAAAATTGAAATTGATAGGCATTACTGGTACTAACGGCAAGACCACAGTGGCTTACATGATTAAGGCAATTCTGGAGGAAGCTCAGAAAAAAATTGGTCTTTTAACAACTGTGGAGAATATTATCAATAATCAAACTGTTCATTCCAGGATGACTACTATGGAATCCCTTGATTTACAAAAGACTTTTTGCCAGATGTTATCCTATCAGACCGATTATGCCATTATGGAGGTATCATCACATGCCCTGAGTTTATCCAGGGTAGAGGGCTGTGATTTTGATATAGCCATTTTTACCAATATTAGCGATGAACATTTTGAAATTCATAAAAATTTTGCTAATTATTTAGAGAGCAAAAAGAGGTTATTTCTTTCTTTGAATGAATCCTGCAAAGATATATCCAGCAAAAAAGGCATTATAAATATAGATGAGAAATATGCTCATAAATTTATGGACTGTCTGAAGACTGATGTACTAACTTATGGGATAAAAAAACAAAAATCAATGTTTCATGCTCGTAATATAGTTTTACATCTAAAAGAAATCCATTTTACCGCGGAAACTCCTCAGGGGGAAGTGGATATTTTATTAAATATGAGTGGTATTTATAATGTTTATAATGCCCTGGCTGCTATTGCAGCTGCGACAAGTCAGGGGATCCCCTTAGATATCATTGCCAGTGCTTTTCGAAAGTTTTCTGGCGCTCCAGGCCGATATAAAATTCTGGATTACGGACAACCTTATACCATTATTGTAGATTTTGCTCATAATTTTCATGGTTTAGAGCATATTTTAAAAACACTGAGGCTGTTCTCCAGAAACAAGATTATTACTATTTTTGGTCACGGTGGAGAAAGGGATAACCGAGTAAGAAAAAAGATGGGACAGGTGGTTGGAAAATACAGTGATTACAGTATAATTACAGCTGATAATCCTCGCAGTGAAAATCCGGCAATAATCTCAAAAGAAATAGAAAGTGGATTTCAAGAGGTAGAAAATGGTAATTATAGAGTAATTCTGGATCGTGTGAAAGCAATCAATTTTGCCCTTCAGATGGCTGAAGAAAATGATATTGTCTTAATTGCCGGGAAGGGTCCTGAGAATGAACAGGTTTATCATAATCAAGTTATTTATCATAATGATGAAGAGGTGGTTCGCCAAATATTAGCCAAAAAGGACAAGAAATAG
- a CDS encoding penicillin-binding transpeptidase domain-containing protein has product MHFLEKRERILFLFIVFILIFLLLIYRLYNIQVLGSSVLHELARKEHVTSYIVDGKRGMIFDRNFKKLATNVESKSLFAIPYRIEQPEQTSRLLSSKLGLTYQDVENELTKERYFVWIDRKLSQEKYEEIKSLNLEGLDFVTENKRFYPKESLAANLIGFVGIDNQGLEGLELYFDNKLKSQSGLIVMERDASGAKIPLSTEMIQPSKNGLSIVLSIDEVIQYITEEALHKAFQQYQPKSAVAIVVNPKTGEILSLAVRPSFNSNNYQDSSEAYRRNRAITDNYEPGSTFKIFTIATALEHGYASLSDHFNCKGWIKYQGTVIRDIDPHGYQDLTEIVKNSCNVGVIEVGTRIDKNIFAESISKFGFGEKTGIDLPGESDGLFRPVSKWSKISNASLSIGQEISVTPLQLVMGVAAIANNGVLMKPLIVSKILDEEDNIVKQYYPEEVRQVISPRTAKTMSRILQEVVDNGTGSRAKLKHYPAAGKTGTSQKFDFALGRYSNEKFTSWFAGYAPVDEPEIAILVMLDEPKGSYYGGTVAAPVFQEIASKTLPYLSIPPE; this is encoded by the coding sequence GTGCATTTTTTAGAAAAAAGAGAAAGAATCCTTTTTTTATTTATTGTATTTATATTAATTTTTTTATTACTTATCTACCGACTTTATAACATACAGGTGTTAGGAAGTAGCGTTTTGCATGAACTTGCTCGTAAAGAGCATGTCACCTCATATATTGTAGATGGTAAAAGAGGGATGATTTTTGACCGGAATTTTAAAAAATTAGCCACAAATGTCGAGTCAAAATCATTATTTGCCATTCCTTATAGAATTGAACAACCTGAGCAAACCTCCCGATTACTTTCTTCTAAACTTGGTTTAACTTATCAGGATGTAGAAAATGAATTAACCAAAGAAAGATACTTTGTCTGGATTGATCGTAAACTTTCTCAGGAGAAATATGAAGAAATAAAAAGCTTAAATCTGGAAGGACTTGACTTTGTAACCGAAAATAAAAGATTCTATCCCAAAGAATCTCTTGCTGCCAATTTAATTGGTTTTGTGGGCATAGATAATCAAGGATTAGAAGGTCTGGAATTATATTTTGATAACAAATTAAAAAGCCAGTCCGGCCTGATAGTGATGGAAAGAGACGCTTCCGGAGCAAAAATACCCCTCAGCACAGAAATGATACAACCTTCCAAAAATGGATTATCTATTGTCCTTTCTATAGATGAAGTAATACAATACATTACTGAAGAGGCTCTCCACAAAGCCTTCCAACAATATCAACCCAAATCAGCAGTGGCTATTGTTGTTAATCCCAAAACAGGTGAAATTTTAAGTTTAGCTGTAAGGCCTTCCTTCAATAGCAATAATTATCAGGATTCATCAGAAGCTTATCGACGAAACCGCGCTATTACTGATAATTATGAACCAGGTTCAACCTTCAAAATATTTACTATAGCTACTGCTTTAGAACACGGTTATGCTAGTTTATCGGATCATTTTAACTGTAAAGGCTGGATAAAGTATCAGGGAACAGTAATTCGTGATATTGATCCCCATGGCTATCAGGATTTAACAGAGATTGTTAAAAATTCCTGTAATGTTGGTGTAATCGAAGTTGGCACTCGCATTGATAAAAATATTTTTGCTGAATCAATAAGTAAGTTTGGATTTGGTGAAAAAACTGGGATAGATCTTCCCGGAGAATCTGACGGTTTATTCAGACCGGTAAGTAAGTGGTCTAAGATTTCCAACGCATCTTTATCTATTGGTCAGGAAATATCGGTAACACCATTACAACTGGTGATGGGTGTGGCGGCAATTGCCAATAATGGTGTTTTGATGAAACCTTTAATAGTCAGTAAAATATTGGATGAAGAGGATAATATTGTTAAACAATATTATCCTGAAGAGGTGCGGCAGGTTATTTCACCACGTACTGCCAAGACGATGTCCCGCATTTTACAGGAAGTGGTGGACAATGGTACCGGTTCTAGAGCAAAATTAAAACATTACCCAGCGGCTGGGAAAACTGGCACCTCTCAGAAATTTGATTTTGCATTGGGAAGATATTCTAATGAAAAATTTACTTCCTGGTTTGCAGGGTATGCACCTGTAGATGAGCCAGAAATAGCAATTTTAGTTATGCTGGATGAGCCTAAAGGTAGTTATTATGGAGGGACAGTTGCCGCGCCCGTTTTCCAAGAAATTGCCTCAAAAACATTGCCTTATCTTTCAATTCCTCCTGAATAA
- the rsmH gene encoding 16S rRNA (cytosine(1402)-N(4))-methyltransferase RsmH, translating to MTSHIPVMPEQVLVNLITRKTGIYVDCTLGGGGHAQKIIEKIYPEGWLVGFDQDIEALEFTREKLKDYQDRIVLVKANFSDLEIVLHSLGFAAVSGIFFDLGISSHQVDTPYRGFSFNKESLLDMRMDLSEELDARYVVNRYSERQLAEIFSRYGEERFSRSLARIIVEERKRNSLETTSQLAQLITNFYAKHKKGKWRLHPATKVFQAIRIEVNKELSVLKEALFQAIRLLEQRGRIGVISYHSLEDRVVKNTFREWEKQEIINQYGYGLRRLFKKPIYPVEEEIRQNPRARSARMRLAEKICV from the coding sequence ATGACTTCTCATATTCCTGTAATGCCAGAACAAGTTTTGGTAAATCTGATTACCAGGAAGACAGGAATATATGTTGATTGTACCCTTGGCGGAGGTGGTCATGCCCAAAAAATTATTGAGAAGATTTATCCAGAAGGATGGCTTGTTGGATTTGATCAGGATATAGAAGCGCTGGAATTTACCCGAGAAAAATTAAAAGACTATCAGGATAGAATTGTGTTGGTAAAAGCTAACTTTTCTGATTTAGAAATAGTCTTACATAGCTTAGGATTTGCTGCAGTATCCGGTATCTTTTTTGACCTGGGAATCTCTTCTCATCAAGTTGACACTCCATACCGGGGATTTAGTTTTAACAAAGAAAGCTTGCTGGATATGAGAATGGATTTAAGCGAAGAATTAGATGCTCGCTATGTAGTAAACCGTTATTCGGAAAGGCAATTAGCAGAAATATTTAGCAGATATGGGGAAGAACGTTTTTCTCGTTCTCTAGCTAGAATAATTGTTGAGGAAAGAAAAAGGAATTCCTTAGAAACTACCAGTCAGCTGGCACAATTGATTACCAATTTTTATGCCAAGCATAAGAAAGGAAAATGGCGCTTACATCCGGCAACTAAGGTATTTCAAGCTATCAGAATCGAGGTAAATAAAGAGTTGTCCGTATTAAAGGAAGCTCTGTTTCAAGCAATAAGGCTTTTAGAACAAAGAGGCAGAATAGGAGTAATATCATATCATTCCCTGGAAGACAGAGTGGTTAAGAATACCTTTCGAGAATGGGAAAAGCAGGAAATAATAAATCAGTATGGTTATGGTTTGAGAAGATTATTTAAAAAGCCGATTTATCCTGTAGAGGAGGAAATCAGACAAAATCCCAGAGCTCGTAGTGCAAGAATGAGGTTAGCCGAAAAAATATGTGTATAA
- the mraZ gene encoding division/cell wall cluster transcriptional repressor MraZ, whose product MFLGQYEHSLDKKSRIIMPAKFRENLGDNFIITFGLDKCLFVYPMEEWEKLSHNLQNLPFGKKDARAFKRTLASRALISSFDQQGRVVIAKHLRDYAGIEKNVVIIGVFERIEIWDLKQWNGYAEETEQSYEDIAERIYEKEGQD is encoded by the coding sequence ATGTTTCTAGGGCAATATGAACATTCCTTAGATAAAAAGAGCAGAATCATTATGCCTGCTAAGTTTAGAGAGAATTTAGGGGATAACTTTATTATAACTTTCGGTTTGGATAAATGTCTGTTTGTCTACCCTATGGAGGAATGGGAAAAACTATCTCATAACCTGCAGAATCTTCCCTTCGGGAAAAAGGATGCCAGGGCTTTTAAAAGAACTTTAGCCTCCCGAGCATTGATAAGTAGTTTTGATCAACAGGGAAGAGTAGTAATAGCTAAACACTTGAGAGATTATGCCGGGATAGAAAAGAATGTAGTAATCATAGGAGTATTTGAACGAATTGAAATATGGGATTTAAAACAATGGAATGGATATGCCGAAGAGACAGAACAGTCATATGAAGACATAGCTGAGCGTATCTATGAAAAAGAAGGGCAGGATTAA
- a CDS encoding C4-type zinc ribbon domain-containing protein: MKEQLYSLLLLQKIDNEIAKENTRRISLPVRIREKERQIANLEKKCQQEKNVLKELQIRIKRKEIDSKALNDKIEKNKNELYGGKISDIKELKQLQRVIESLQVELDKVEEDLLIIMDEEDSTKLKISEIERELAELKEQLKEIQRQVEQEENTIQQYIQKKERERKEITDQINDNSLMERYLMLWNEKRGEAIVEIEGPICAGCNLSLPSDIIYHLQKDDCLIICPNCNRILIWKETS; encoded by the coding sequence TTGAAAGAACAATTATACTCATTATTGCTACTTCAGAAGATAGATAATGAGATTGCTAAAGAGAATACCAGACGTATTAGTTTACCAGTCCGTATTCGAGAAAAGGAAAGACAAATAGCTAATTTAGAAAAAAAATGTCAACAAGAGAAAAATGTTTTAAAAGAGTTGCAAATAAGAATAAAAAGAAAAGAGATTGATAGCAAGGCTCTAAATGATAAAATCGAAAAAAACAAGAATGAACTTTATGGCGGTAAAATTAGTGATATTAAAGAATTAAAACAGCTACAGAGGGTAATAGAATCTTTACAGGTAGAGTTAGATAAGGTTGAAGAAGATTTGCTGATAATTATGGATGAAGAAGATAGCACCAAATTGAAAATAAGTGAGATAGAAAGAGAACTGGCAGAATTAAAAGAGCAATTAAAAGAGATACAGCGACAAGTTGAACAGGAAGAGAATACAATTCAGCAGTATATCCAGAAAAAAGAAAGAGAAAGAAAAGAAATTACCGATCAAATCAATGATAATTCCTTAATGGAAAGGTATCTCATGTTATGGAATGAAAAGAGAGGGGAAGCTATTGTTGAGATTGAAGGTCCTATATGTGCTGGCTGCAATCTTTCACTCCCCAGTGATATTATTTATCATTTACAGAAGGATGATTGCTTGATAATATGTCCTAATTGTAACAGAATATTAATCTGGAAAGAAACATCCTGA
- the rlmN gene encoding 23S rRNA (adenine(2503)-C(2))-methyltransferase RlmN, translated as MKDKVDIKGIKFDNLKNIIYQEGYQSFHAQQIFQWIYQKNVNSFGEMSNLPKELAEKLNSIFTIIDIKCLKNQKSYDGSEKFLFQLTDNEYIETVLIRNNNRNTLCISSQVGCLWNCLFCASGKGGYKRDLSTGEIIEQILSVRRITGESIQNIVFMGMGEPFDNYENVINAIEILNEKQGLNIGARKITVSTCGIIPGIIRFTEFPLQVELSVSLHAADEKTRTALMPVNKKYPLRKLIDACKIYYEKKNRQVTFEYLMLKGINDSLQQANKLSQMIFDFDAKINLIIYSPVDGLNNLFPSDEHTVNAFQKILREKHIPVTVRYSRGQDIKAACGQLRSTYLYL; from the coding sequence ATGAAAGATAAAGTTGATATCAAAGGAATAAAGTTTGATAACTTAAAAAATATTATTTACCAAGAAGGATACCAGTCATTTCATGCTCAACAGATTTTTCAATGGATTTATCAAAAAAACGTAAATTCCTTCGGAGAAATGTCAAATTTACCAAAAGAATTAGCAGAAAAATTGAATTCAATTTTTACAATTATCGATATAAAATGTCTTAAAAATCAGAAATCCTATGATGGTTCAGAAAAATTTCTTTTTCAGTTAACTGATAATGAGTATATTGAAACTGTTTTGATAAGGAATAATAATAGAAATACATTATGTATATCATCACAGGTAGGATGCCTATGGAACTGCCTTTTTTGTGCAAGCGGCAAAGGAGGATATAAGAGGGATTTGTCAACAGGAGAAATAATTGAACAAATCCTATCTGTACGGAGGATTACAGGTGAAAGTATTCAGAATATAGTTTTTATGGGTATGGGTGAGCCTTTTGATAATTATGAAAATGTTATTAATGCAATTGAAATCCTAAATGAAAAACAAGGTTTAAATATTGGTGCCAGGAAGATAACCGTATCAACCTGCGGTATCATCCCTGGTATTATAAGGTTTACTGAATTTCCCCTGCAAGTAGAGTTGTCTGTTTCATTACACGCAGCAGATGAAAAAACCAGAACGGCATTAATGCCTGTTAATAAGAAATACCCATTGAGAAAGTTAATAGATGCCTGCAAGATTTACTATGAGAAAAAAAATAGACAGGTAACTTTTGAATATCTGATGTTAAAAGGAATTAACGACAGTCTCCAGCAGGCAAATAAATTAAGCCAGATGATTTTTGATTTTGATGCCAAGATAAACTTAATTATCTACAGCCCTGTAGATGGACTTAATAACCTGTTTCCGTCTGATGAGCACACCGTTAATGCTTTTCAGAAAATATTGAGAGAAAAACACATACCTGTAACAGTCAGATATTCCAGGGGGCAGGATATTAAAGCTGCCTGCGGACAATTAAGGAGTACCTATCTGTATCTCTAA
- a CDS encoding YggS family pyridoxal phosphate-dependent enzyme, with translation MTIGENYLKIRKEIPSYVKIVVATKTRTPTEIEELIEAGATDIGENYVQEAEDIVNKLNPEMTKKVNWHLIGHLQKNKINKALPIFDLIQSVDSIKLAREIDKRIEKAGKDFIPILLEINIGSEFTKYGIKPAEHKDFEAYMEELAKDVSSLSHIHLEGLMTMGPLTGDPEKIRPYFKKVKNIFDNLARLELERVNMKYLSMGMTNSYKVAIEEGANLIRIGTAIFGPRKTT, from the coding sequence ATGACTATTGGAGAAAATTATCTGAAAATAAGGAAAGAAATTCCTTCTTATGTTAAGATTGTAGTTGCTACCAAAACCAGAACACCAACCGAGATAGAGGAATTAATTGAAGCAGGCGCTACTGATATTGGAGAAAATTATGTTCAGGAGGCTGAAGACATTGTTAATAAATTAAATCCCGAAATGACAAAAAAGGTTAACTGGCATTTGATTGGTCATCTACAGAAAAATAAAATCAATAAGGCTCTGCCTATTTTTGATTTAATCCAGAGTGTTGATTCAATAAAATTAGCCCGGGAAATTGATAAAAGGATTGAGAAGGCAGGGAAAGATTTTATACCGATTTTACTGGAAATCAACATCGGAAGTGAATTTACTAAATATGGGATAAAACCAGCAGAACATAAAGATTTTGAAGCTTATATGGAAGAGTTAGCCAAAGATGTTTCCAGTCTTTCTCATATACATCTGGAAGGATTGATGACCATGGGTCCGCTTACTGGAGACCCGGAAAAAATTCGTCCCTATTTCAAAAAAGTTAAAAATATTTTTGACAATTTAGCAAGATTAGAATTAGAAAGAGTTAATATGAAATATTTATCCATGGGGATGACCAATTCCTATAAAGTTGCTATTGAAGAAGGCGCTAACCTCATTAGAATTGGAACAGCTATCTTTGGTCCCAGGAAAACTACCTGA